DNA sequence from the Daphnia carinata strain CSIRO-1 chromosome 8, CSIRO_AGI_Dcar_HiC_V3, whole genome shotgun sequence genome:
tgtagcgtactggcgtgccagtagtttttaaattcggtgtatttccaaaaccgctgatgttatgaaaaaaatagccatTTTCTCGGACTAATTCTCACACTAATTTCATACTGACTGCCAAAACACAAGTATAATACCTCACTCCTCAATACAAAATCTTGCTGCTTGAACCCCTCAGTATGTATGATGAGAAGACTGAGGAAATGGTGATGGTTAGTGGTTTACAAAACCACATATGCTGTGTTTTTCAGACAAGATGGGACGCGACCAATGGACAAAGACTTACAGAATGGAATTATCATATTTCACCTGACTTGTGACGTTTATGATATTCCTTCACCATCAGCATCCTTTGCAATTTCAGTTTCATGAGCTACGTCTTAAAAGCAGAAGATAAGCATTGCATTCTGACtgccaaaatataaatttaatacctatcaaagaaaaatcgaataGCATGATGGAAGTAAAGTAATAAGTTGCAGAAGTTTGTGGCTACGGTAGCTGACACCTGACTAATCTGTGCACAGAAATAATCCATTTAATATGATTCACTTCTAAAGTAcacagaagaatgaaaaatcgaaaataGGAACCATACCATTAGATTTTATTATACTTTTCGTGGGAATGTAacacataaaacaaataattagacACCGGTTCCATAGTTCACTGCTGATTCACTTGTCATTAAAAAACAGAGGTCCATCAGTGCCATCTTTAGTCTTAACCTGCAACCGAAAATGAAAGTTGCACAAAATATttggatgattttttttaaacagagaACTCGTCAATTCTATTTTTAgagcgtttgttttttgtttttttcttttccccatagaaaatgaaagaaaaatggaaatttcGACCACAGGTCACCGCAAATCCTTGTGGCATTTACACACACcgtggagcaaccaggtttctatgactggAGATAGGCCTTAAAATGGAGAATTCTTTCACCCTTCTTGTACACCATGCCAGTATctataaaaatttttgatttcccacagaagttttatttttgaataacCTTTCTATTCTCtatttatgtaaaaaataaaaaaaaaatttatttatttacagaAGCTTacgaaaaatgattttgtagATCATTTTTGGTACGGTTTAATGTGGTCAGGCAacgtccatttttttaaaggaggaAGGGTGAGGGAAATAAAGTATATAAAGTCGCCCGCCTTATGTACGGTTGTGTTGTGATTTACCCGCGCCGTGAAATTGAATAGCGATAGAGGTTTGTGCCAAACGCTAGGTGAGTTAATTTCTGGTGACTAAAATGTTTAACGTCTTCAGATTAATGTTTAAATCATTACCgtcaaattttaatattttggtATGGAAATGTTATTTGTACAAATCAGTTTAGTGAACTTATTGATTAAACTGTTAGTTAGTCTTTGCAGCCATGCTCTGAATTCTTTTGTCACGTTTTATCTTGTTACTGAGATGCTGGTATTTCCTAGTTAATGTCATGCAGTGACATCTTAGTGCATGTCATGCTAATGCCATGCATTTTCATGACAGGTCTTCAAATAGCCACACACCTACTGTTACGTCGTGACAAGTATCGCAGCGATCTTTATCGTCAACGTCATCTTAGGATCGCTAAGCAATTTTGCTGGTAAATGTGCCGTGCATACAAGAATGGTACTACAAAATTAGTCTGGAAATGAAATCACTGTTAATCATGTTGACCttgttttttacttaaagGATAAAATTTCACACTCGGCCTTCCTACAACTAATTATTGAATTGTGGTAATTCGATAGCAGTGGTTCCATTATACTTATGGTTTGAAAATCGATCTGGAGAACGTGGGCAAGAAACGGTAGGAACGATTACTCTATACTTCCTTAGTGTCGCAAGGTTGACGTAGTTTCTATTTTGCAGCAAGCTAAATAAGACAGTGATTATTATTGTAATGAATGTTTGTATCTATAATTGATTTCTTGATCAAACCTTTTGCTTGATGGATGTTAGTTCTTTGAAGACTTCAGTTGACGACATCCTGTTTTTAGGTTCGtcttccaacatttttctAAGTAGATTGTGCTCGTAAAGTTGGCGTAATTCGCCGCCGATTTCTATATCAAGGAAGCAAACTTTTCATTAACAAGATAAAATATCTTATTATATCGTAAATCACCTGTCATGTTGACTGGAGCATTTTTTAGGATGTTCCTATCAATTTGTGTTACATTAGAACCGTAGAGATGTTTTCCCTTCAGGAGAAGATACCCAAAGACGAGGGCAAGTACAAAAACATCGCTCTTTACGTTTCCTCGGCTGtctatatttcttttctcacaCATTCTCAATATTTCGGGAGCAAACCAGCCATCTGTTCCGCAGATTTCGCTTATGTCGAAAGTACCCCGCTCACTGACTGGTTTAGTCAGTCCAAAGTCTGCCCATTTGATTGTTATCTCTTCCTTTTGGCCGTCATTTCGCACCGAAATAAGAATGTTTTGTGGTTTAATATCTCGATGAATAAAGTTCATTGAATGAATGTATTCGAGACCGGCAGCTAGTTGAAGAAACATGTCGATATGGGGTGGTAGAGGCCCGTTATATTTTTTGTCGTTGCCACGGCCCAGGAATGCTTTATCTAATGAGGCGGCACATAATTCCAAAGCAAAGTACCTTAATGTTGGcgtcagaaaaaaattatcgtTATGCGTTTGCTCAATTAGTCGATATGATCTTACCAGTACTTATCGTCACGTTCATACCAAAACAATTTGACGATGTTGGGATGACCTTTTCCCTTCGTGAGTTCCTTCATAGCGTTTATTTCACGTTCATCAACATTATTTATATCAACTATTTTAACTGCGACTTTATTGCCGTCGTATTCCCCTAAATACACCTCGCCAAAACCCCCTTTACCCAATGGTTTATTACTGTCGAACTGAATTTTCGAACCGATTGTCCCCATATTGTTAACACAAAgatataaagaaaatgtatgGCGACTCATACGACTGATACTAACGATAGAGAAAAGTAAAATGgcgttttatattttttcggCGACTACCGCATTGGCATTGCAATCTATACCAGATTAGTTTATCAGAGTAAAATTTTACGCAACCATTGGGGATTTAAgatcaaataatttttatctTGTTTGTGTTTTCGTTTCGTAAAAATTAATGCCCACGCATTTGGAGTTGCTTGATTCCATAAGTTTAGTTTGAactagaaatgtttttttgatGTTTTATTATGTTACTTGCCACGCACGATAGTTTGCGCCACTATCGTTCGTAGTTCTGCAATCCTTTGCCACCTGATGTTTGGTTTTTGGCTGCTTTCTCCCCCTAAACCATGCATTCAAACATTTCAAGGCGGTTGGGTACATGGGCGTAGGTGCTCATTTAGTTATAATATCATTATTGTATTTTTATCCGTTTATTATTGAATGCCCGCTCAAGTCTATATCGATCGTCAGGTAATCAGGCTTTTCCTTAATTTATTTCCAATTTGCATtcatctaatattttgttggTTACACACAGAACGAAGGGTTTGGACGGAAAAAGTTGGCTAATATTAACCTACCTGCCAATCATTGATCATTTTGGTGTCATTTTGTGTGCAGGATTGCACCACATGTGTGGGCTAGTTTCCATAGAACTTTTCGTTTGATAGTgattatcttcattttttgtaacCTTTGTCTGCCGTTTGTTGAAAGATCTAGAAAGGGATCACCACCCCTGTAGCTATGGTGTCGCTATAGTTAATAGGCTAGAAACGTTTGCATTTTGTCGCTTCTGATCTGGGTTTCAACTTTTGTTCTAGTTACGGTTGGTAAAACCAACTGTTCATATCACTATTCAATATCCAAATGTAGGAAGGTCGAGCGGGATGAATTTTATCCTTTAGTCAAAATACAAGGGCAACATGGTTAAAAATGGTTCACTTTCAGACTAATTTTGCAATATTGTCGCGGGTACGCAATCAGGGGCCGTTCACACGTAACACACGTCCAACTCCTACGCCCAAGCTCCCACCACGACCAACAACTCAGACCGACACCAAAAgcgtcttcttttgtttttaaaacacatCATGCTTGCGATGAACAAACGTCTATCCCAACTACGTTTGGGATACGTTACAATTTCTACGCGTGACAATATCATTCTTGTATGCAAGAAAAATATACCGGCATAATTCCTTAGCGACCCTAAAGTCCGTTCGTAGCTGAAAGTCGAAAATTGGGGTTGTCTCTTGTATTGAATACAATTGTTTTAAATTCGACGACACATTCGTTAAATGCATGCTTACGGAAGGTGGCTTGCAGTTAGGGCTTTACCAAGATTTGCTTTAAATAATGGATAACTAATGAATTGTCTGCGATGCGGGCGATCCGTTGGACTATTTTCCAAGTTGCGTGGGTTAAACTAGCCTTcgccattttattttggtgACATTTTGGCGCCCAATGTTTTAAAAGGAGTCTACCTAGAAATGTAATGTGTAAcgtgaaaaattaaaataatagcAATATTTCGGGGTAAAATCAGGGCATATGGGATAAACCGAGAATGGGACGGGATTTTTTATGATTCATTGGTCACACTACGaacgtgtttttctttaataccCGTCTCTATTTAGGTAAAATGTAAAGaatctaaatgtttttataGAAGCTTACACAACAGGATTTttataaatcattttttgGTACGGTTTAATGTGGTCAGGCAACATCCATTTAAGTCATTACCatcaattttaaatatttcctaTATGGAAATGCTATTATTTGCATGAATAAGTGTAGTTTGACTATTGATTCAGTTGTTCATAGTTACTCTACGCAGCCATGCTTTGGGTTCTTCATTCTTCTGTTCGTctggatttttttattgagatATGCTGGTATTTCCTAGTTAATGGTAgatagagggggggggatcatCCAATGGCTATACATATCATGGCTTGTCAGAACAGTTCCTCATTTGATAGATATCCCTTTTCATTACGGTTTTTTTATTAGACTTGGAACGCCATGTTTTCATACATAGGTCTATTATGATGCTTTGTagcttattttgttgtttaatatGGTTTGCATGGTGGGATATTGATAGCTGTTTACTAGTGCTGATTGCATATGTTGAATTCAGCAAGAATGTGTATCTGAACAAGTTCATCAaaggaatatatatattatgATGACTATCTAAACTACCTGAATTTGATTATTGTTTCCCcctttgaatttagatatagCCACACACCTACTGTTACGTCGTGACAAGTATCGCAGCGATCTTCATCGTCAACGTCATCTTAGGATCGCTAAGCAATTTTGCTGGTAAATGTGCCGTGCATACAAGAATGGTACTACAAAATTAGTCTGGAAATGAAATCACTGTTAATCATGTTGACCttgttttttacttaaagGATAAAATTTCACACTCGGCCTTCCTACAACTAATTATTGAATTGTGGTAATTCGATAGCAGTGGTTCCATTATACTTATGGTTTGAAAATCGATCTGGAGAACGTGGGCAAGAAACGGTAGGAACGATTACTCTATACTTCCTTAGTGTCGCAAGGTTGACGTAGTTTCTATTTTGCAGCAAGCTAAATAAGACAGTGATTATTATTGTAATGAATGTTCGTATCTATAATTGATTTCTTGATCAAACCTTTTGCTTGATGGATGTTAGTTCTTTGAAGACTTCAGTTGACGACATCCTGTTTTTAGGTTCGtcttccaacatttttctAAGTAGATTGTGCTCGTAAAGTTGGCGTAATGCGCCGCCAATTTCTATATCAAAGAAGCAAACTTTTCATTAACAAGATAAAATATCCTATTATATCGTAAATCACCTGTCATGTTGACTGGAGCATTTTTTAGGATGTTCCTTTCAACTTGTGTTTCATTAGAACCGTAGAGATGTTTTCCCTTCAGGAGAAGATACCCAAAGACGAGGGCAAGTACAAAAACATCGCTCTTTACGTTTCCACGACTATCTGCTTTTCCTTCCACCAAAAGTTTCAATATTTCGGGAGGATACCAATAACGTGTCCCACAGATTACGCTTGTGGCGCAAGTACCCCGCTCACTGACTGGTTTAGACAGTCCAAAGTCTGCCCATTTGATTGTTATCTCTTCCTTTTGGCCGTCATTTCGCACCGAAATAAGAATGTTTTGTGGTTTAATATCTTGATGAATAAAGTTCATTGAATGGATGTATTTGAGACCGGCAGCTAGTTGAAGAAACATGTCGATATGGGGTGGTAGAGGTCCGTTATATTTTTTGTCGTCGCCACGGTCCAGGAACGCTTTATCTAATGATGCAGTACATAATTCCAAAGCAAAGTACCTTAATGTTGgcgttagaaaaaaattatcgtTATGCCTTTGCTCAATTAGTCGATATGATCTTACCAGTACTTAACGTCATGTTCACACCAAAACAATTTGACGATGTTGGGATGACCTTGTCCCTTCGTGAGTTCCTGCATAGCGTATTTTTCACGTTCATCAACTAAATTTTTATCAACTCTTTTTACTGCGACTTTATTGCCGTCGTATTCCCCTAAATACACCTCGCCAAAACCCCCTTTACCCAATGGTTTATTACTGTCGAACTGAATTTTCGAACCGGTTTGCCCCATATTGTTAACACAAAgatataaagaaaatgtataGCGACTCGTACGACTGACACTAACGATAGAGAAAAGTAAAATGGCGTTTATATTTTTTCGGCGACTACCGCATTGGCATTGCAATCTATACCAGTTTAGTTTATCAGAGTAAAATTTTACGCAACCATTGGGGATTTAagattaaataatttttatcttgtttgtgttttcattTCGTAGAAATTAATGCCCACGTATTTTGAGTTGCTTGATTCCATAAGTTAAGGTTGAACTAGAAATGTTTTCAACCAGTTTCGAAAATGCATTTTTGATGTTTAATTTTGTTACTTGCCACGCACGATAGTTTGCGCCACTATCGTTCGTAGTTCTGCAATCCTCTGCCACCTGCTGTTTGGCTTTTGGCTACTTTCTCCCCCTAAACCATGCATTCAAACATTTCAAGGCGGTTGGGTACATGGGCGTAGGTGCTCCTTTAGCTATAGTATCATCATTGTATTTTTATCCGTTTATTACTGAATGTCCGCTCAAGTCTATATCGATCGTCAGGTAATCAGGCTTTTCCTTAATTTATTTCCAATTTGCATtcatctaatattttgttggGCGTTACGTTTTCTTCAAGCAGACGATGTTTGATTGCAAATCCGTAACACTCAAACATCGCCTGTTTATTCCCCACTTAAAATATCTCGCATTTGAAATTACTCTCCAATGTTCATTAACTTTTGTCACCCGTGGTTTATCACAGTAAATTCTCTCTCAAATTGTTTCGTAAGGAAAATCTTTTTCATTGGCCGATCGACCCATTTTTATATTTGCTTAAAATTGCTGGCTTGCACGTAGTCAATGGCACACCTTCAAGTCATCGCGTGGCACGTCAGCAGGTTCAAATTCAACATTTCCGCCATCTAATCCTCTCTATTATTAACGTTGAATGACTTTTTAATCACGTCCGTAGACTTGGGATAACGATCAAAGATCAATATCCTGTTCGGTTTTCCCAGGCCAACAAACAATtgtcaaacaacaacaagttaCACACACAACGATGGGTTTGATCGGAAAAAAGTTGGCTAATATTAACTGATCTGTCAATCATTAATCATTTCGGTGCTATTTTGTGTGTGAGCTAATATCCATAGAAATTATCTGGGACGATTGATAGTGATTatcttcattttatttcaaccTTTGTCTGCCGTTCGTTGAAGGATTACAGTCCCCTTTAGCCGTGGTGTCACTATAGTTAACAATCAAGaaacgttttcctttttttcgctttcaaaCTGCGTTTCGACTTTTGTTCTAGTTACAGTTGGTAAAACCAGCGTCTAAATGGGAGAATGTAAACGTGTTCTTTACTAAGGGGTTTCATTATTGTATCGTTTGACTTTTTTACGAAAACCGAAAACACTGAGCTCAAGTACGTTCTTTGCTAGGTCTTCCTGAAAATGTCAGAATGCTATGCTGCCAGTCTAGATAAACACGTTCAATCATTATATATTGAGAATGACTCTTGTAGTGATGAGTGAAGACAGGATGTGCCAAACAAAGCAGCCATGGCGACTTCCAACTAAGATTGTAACAAGTGGCAGTCGACATTCTCAGATGACTGCTCTATTGGcgatttcctgtttttctttaatgccATTTTCGAACTTCTATTTCTAAATTAATCTATGGTTGGAAATTGAAattgtatataaaaaaattgaaatcaattttaattagATGCcaaattgtattttttcatttagagGGTTACATGTTTATCGTTTTATTTACATATGTCTTTACCAAACTCAATTGTTTTTGAGACAAAAGGCtactttttattgttattaatttttttttgttatctttcttttcttcttctgactTAGGAAGATGCTTCGACAACGGTGTTAATACCTTGCATGGTAGCCGTCCAGGCTTGGTGGGCTTCTGGAGTGAATTCTCCTCCC
Encoded proteins:
- the LOC130703897 gene encoding serine/threonine-protein kinase/endoribonuclease IRE2-like isoform X2, whose amino-acid sequence is MSRHTFSLYLCVNNMGTIGSKIQFDSNKPLGKGGFGEVYLGEYDGNKVAVKIVDINNVDEREINAMKELTKGKGHPNIVKLFWYFALELCAASLDKAFLGRGNDKKYNGPLPPHIDMFLQLAAGLEYIHSMNFIHRDIKPQNILISVRNDGQKEEITIKWADFGLTKPVSERGTFDISEICGTDGWFAPEILRMCEKRNIDSRGNVKSDVFVLALVFGYLLLKGKHLYGSNVTQIDRNILKNAPVNMTEIGGELRQLYEHNLLRKMLEDEPKNRMSSTEVFKELTSIKQKLAAK
- the LOC130703897 gene encoding serine/threonine-protein kinase/endoribonuclease IRE2-like isoform X1, which codes for MSRHTFSLYLCVNNMGTIGSKIQFDSNKPLGKGGFGEVYLGEYDGNKVAVKIVDINNVDEREINAMKELTKGKGHPNIVKLFWYERDDKYWYFALELCAASLDKAFLGRGNDKKYNGPLPPHIDMFLQLAAGLEYIHSMNFIHRDIKPQNILISVRNDGQKEEITIKWADFGLTKPVSERGTFDISEICGTDGWFAPEILRMCEKRNIDSRGNVKSDVFVLALVFGYLLLKGKHLYGSNVTQIDRNILKNAPVNMTEIGGELRQLYEHNLLRKMLEDEPKNRMSSTEVFKELTSIKQKLAAK
- the LOC130703898 gene encoding serine/threonine-protein kinase/endoribonuclease IRE2-like → MGQTGSKIQFDSNKPLGKGGFGEVYLGEYDGNKVAVKRVDKNLVDEREKYAMQELTKGQGHPNIVKLFWCEHDVKYWYFALELCTASLDKAFLDRGDDKKYNGPLPPHIDMFLQLAAGLKYIHSMNFIHQDIKPQNILISVRNDGQKEEITIKWADFGLSKPVSERGTCATSVICGTRYWYPPEILKLLVEGKADSRGNVKSDVFVLALVFGYLLLKGKHLYGSNETQVERNILKNAPVNMTEIGGALRQLYEHNLLRKMLEDEPKNRMSSTEVFKELTSIKQKLAAK